AATTGACACTTGATTGGATTGCAAGTGTCAAACAGATCTGTTCGGAGTGTGTTTAATGAAATGTTCAAGTGACACGACAAAGTTATTCATTTCTGTCACGCCATAATATCCCTGAGCTGTGCATATAGCTATCTGATCAGTAGTGAACTGTTAAAAGACTATTGAATGTTTAATACAGactagttttttattttgtttgatcTTTTCTGAATGAATGATCTGCCTTAATATGTTGTCTAGTTAACCAATCAAAGCTGTGTTGTTACTAATGTTACTCCTTCCGGCTGATCCTACAGTCAACACTGCCTGTGTTTTTAGAAGCAATAAACAATGATACATTTAAACAccacaaacaattaaaaaatgtattgtgtaTTTGAGACATTTGACACATCACACCACCAAAAGATTGCAAAATAGCCCTTTAACACACTTTATCATGGTGTCAACAACCTCCTTTTTTAGTCATCAAGCAAACCAGCAGATCGTGAGTAAATGGATTTGTGCTAAATATGGATTTTTGTTGTACGTCTTTGTCTTACACATCCTTAGCTGTTGGTACCAAGTCTGGTTACAAGTTTTTCTCCTTGTCTTCAGTGGACAAATTGGAACAGATATATGAATGTAgtatgttgttattttcctaTTATGACATCCCAAATACTAAAGTGAAGCACATTACATCCTGTATGGTACAACTTTGGTGCTGGAAAGAGTTGATAATGTCTGTCTGCTTTTTGGGGTTTAGATATAGGGTCATAAACAATTTGAAAAGTTGGAAATAATGAGTCTTAAATGAGTCGTCAGCTGGGTTTCCattccattacccttcaaattgaGCAAAATTGACATTGCAAATTGAAAATGCGGCTAATTGAAACACTGCCAATGGAAATTGGCGTGTTTCCATTGGTCATATTTTCAattcgcaatgtcaatttgcgcaatttaaagGGTCATGGAAACGCATCTATAGATCCAGTCCTGGGTGCTGATTCTTAATAAAAACACCTGTTATCTAGTTACTATGTATCCCAGCATCACACCCATAGAGGTCAACCAATAACCTTAATTGACATATTAACGAAAGACTTGCAGTTACAGTAAAGAACTTccttaaataatgttttaatgaaTAAACTGTGTTCTGGCATAGACCCTTAAATCAGTCATATATTGTAAATATAGTAACTGCTGATAACAGTCCTTCCTTTGCATTCCACAGAACTGTGTGCTTATCTTTTTAATATGTGAaacttatatatttatttttatgtatttgtgctCAGCTGACACAGAGGATGTGTGTATCGTGGAGAGACTGTTCTCCAGCAGCCTTGTTGCTATCGTCAGCCTTAAGGCACCTCGAAAACTGAAGGTGTGTCATTTTAAGAAAGGAACCGAGATATGCAACTACAGCTACTCGAACACTATACTGGCTGTGAAACTAAACAGACAGGTGAGTCGTTTCGTGTCCATGTGTGCAGTGGGGTTCATGAATCAGATGCCAGTGTCACATGGTTACTATTGTACTTATGCTATTTTTGCAGAGATTGATAGTCTGTTTAGAGGAGTCACTCTATATCCACAACATTAGGGATATGAAAGTACTACATACCATTCGAGAGACCCCTCCAAACCCTTCAGGTGGGTAACACTGCTGTCAtccttatttattttgtgttccaGTTGTTGTAATATTTGAAGTTGATTCCTCTTCCTGTACCTAAATGTTATTGTGGTCTATTTATAATTTGAAAAACCGAAAGCATGGGTTCAGCCATATGGAAACTTGTTACTAAAGGtccaaagctgtcactggggtagtacccttttaaaaagtacacttttttgtataatgGTACATCAAAGATACATGTCTGTACctaaatgtgacattttttaAGAATACTGCCTCAGTGTtcttatttctgacagtgtagtaaCCAggggcggctcgtgactgctcatccaaggggcacttattcaaaataaatgttcggagtgtcgtgtgtggttcccttttccaaaatatgtgttctgcgtatagagagatcctgtgtggatcacgtgttttgtcaaaataagtgcctgctgcatatgcgtcaaaactgtttatgataaaagagacgctcacgttcacaaaatgcACGTaggacactcccttaacagtaaactctgattacgcatgagattatgcgagtatctggcgaacgcgagcgtctcttttatcataaaccctttagacgcgtctgcagcatgcacttattttgacaaaacacgtgatctCTCATAGCGCAGAACACATTTTGAACGAAAGGAACCACAcccatgacgggctacatacatgttgtgacgaacttcgcatcaagcgccctcgaaaaaagaagtcgccggccgccactggtagtAACTAGTCATTGCCAATACAAATGTCTTATTTCTGATTATAATTATGATGTAATTACAATTTTACAGGACTGTGTGCCCTGTCAATCAGTAATGACAACTGCTACTTGGCCTATCCAGGAAGTGCGACAATTGGGGAGGTACAAGTTTTTGACACCGTAAACCTGGTAGGTGAAGTTAAAGCTACAGTTTTGACGTAATTCTAGTTTGAGGGATTTGATAAATTGAGGTGGTTGatgtttttgtaatattgttCTCCAGAGAGCAGCTAACATGATCCCTGCCCATGACAGCCCACTAGCAGCACTGGCGTTTGATGCAAGCGGCACTAAATTGGCCACAGCCTCTGAGAAGGTACAGCTACCGTCTTTGATTTGCAACCATTTAAAGGGCATATTAGGGCTTGGAGATATTTTATGTGTTCATAATATTTCGTGATGATTTGCAATATCAATTAGAATTGTATTGACTACAATATTTGATATTTGAACACCTGTAAAGGTCGTTCCTCTTTGAAAATATTGCTATTAACACATACACATCTTTaactgtaaattaaatggaaTTTGTTTTACTGACTTAATGCTGTatttatacactctaaaaaatttgatttttattttatttacaaccttgcattgggtcaaaaagggacaaaacaAGCTATTTATCCAGAAAATATTtctatttgacccaacaattggTTGAAATATTGGTTGGGTTGGCTTGGTCcttttttccacatttatgaaaataacccagcattctGTAATAATCGAGGGTATTGTGCTGAAATCTTGTATTAACTATGGATTAATAATTAATTCAGGGCCTTTCTTTGTAATATTTCTAACTTTTTTGGTATTATTTAGGGCACTGTAATCCGTGTGTTCTCTATTCCCGAGGGCCAAAAGCTCTTTGAGTTTAGGAGGGGAGTAAAGAGGTATTGTATTACATTACTGTCGATCTGTTATGTATTGAAAAAGCCAATAATGTTTGTGCCTAGGCGCACAATGGAAATCATGTGGTTTGCTTTATTTCTCATTGACAGATGTGTAAGCATCTGCTCCCTTGCCTTCAGCATGGAGGGACTCTACCTATCTGCTTCAAGTAACACCGAGACGGTTCATATTTTCAAGCTGGAGATGCAGAGAGAGAAGTCAGTGTAATGATATCCACTGGAATGAGTGGTTTTTTAAAACTTCTGCTCAACACACAACACAACCAATATCTAAAACCATCAGTTTTGTGCGAAATTCATACAAAATCTTTCTGAAAGGGCTTGGTCAATAACATTTTGAGCATTGCTTTATTTTGTAAACGTATAATCTCATAAACACTTTTCTTTTTATCATAGGCCTCAGGAAGAACCTACTACTTGGACGGGATACTTTGGGAAAGTATTGATGGCCTCCACAACATATCTGCCTGCCCATGTGACAGAGATGTTTTCTCAAGGAAGGGCATTTGCTACGGTCAGATTGCCCTTTTCTAATCACAAGAACATCTGCGCTTTGGCCGTGTGAGTATTGTGCTGCTTAGTTTTTTATAAACAAGATAGGATTTTTGAGTTGCTTTTAAGGTTGATGTGTCTCTAATTGGTTTCTGGGTACTAGAATCCAAAAGATTCCACGGCTTTTGGTGGCGGCGTCCGATGGTTATCTTTACCTGTACAACCTGGACCCACAGGAGGGTGGAGAGTGCACACTAATGAAACAACATAAGTGAGATCATTCATACCATTGGTCTATGTCTTCATAAAGGAATTTGTTGCTTTTGACATTACTGGTTGCCaacagggcttgacattaacttttttgctcaccagccaaagtggctagttgttttccaaagttattagccactcagcattttcactggccacaattttgttgctggtaaaataaattgtatatgacagggttcccgcggggtcttaaaaagtcttaaaaagtctgaaatttagaaagttaaatttaaggccataaaaagtcttaaaaatggcCAGATTTTCACcctaggtcttaaatttaattaaccCAAGTCTTTAATTTCTTACCTCCATTTATTCCCGAAAAGGTTGTCCGAAAAAAATTTAATGGTAAATTAAAATGCCTCAGTGACGGAGGAAGAATGTATTTGATGGGTGGGCCTCTAAAAAGAAAAGTTCTGCACTTTGCGTGTCACTGAATGTCTCTTCAATCcagtttttaatcattattttttaaagagaatACAAATGTAGGCTATTATAATCCACGCAATTCATGCCATAAGCTATATATTTCAGATGTTGTGATCCGACATACTGTAGGTTTGGCGAGAAAAATcttttctgtgttaatttaaccaacTAGCCCGTGGCTTACCAGAGCATTTGCAAGGTTCTGAAACAGAGGACCCAGAAGCgaaaaaatcaacactgctttattgaaaatcaacttaaacagtcagGCGGTCAAGTCCCGCGCCATCAACAATGAGTCAACTTTAGTGTTACACAGTTTtcatatgcagcctacaaatgcggcctctggaggctacagccttcggatttaGAAACGGCCTTGTTTgcaacacacaacaaaccacgaacagccttttaatagtaaatttccttttcattgcattattgtgtaattagagagggGAATAAATGCGATGGCGGtatagtgcatatttatgcacataacgtatgggtggagaaagtgtaaaacatgttaacaagcCACATATCAGCAGCTGACCATACTGATCTTCCCATAttagtggattttatttgtcaaaaaaaaataaataaataaataaacaaagatataataaaaatataatgttttgagAATTTCTGAGATCATTGTGCCGCTTTGGTcctaggggctgtccacacggagacgcgtatcactgcatacgtataaatttgttatggtattggcgtttcatccacatgGATCCGGcattttgggagactgaatccgctattttttgaaaccgggtcctaaagtggataaatctgaaaccgacatccttgcggtttcgtctgtacagccaatgcgtatattttgtgaagcgaaaacgtcatcacatcacgtgtcggaagcgtcacacgtaacagcaacaacaataacggcggactacgtgattgtgttcgtgctacagaagctactaaagcctactagctttattacagcaaaatctattgcttctatgcaattgtggtgagcaacaagcgataatggacaacaccatacgttggttatctgcatgctcaaagtcttcttctccctttatagtgtatatctgtggcagaattacagcgctccatactggtccggcatatatactacaccgctttcagtcggtttcagtggtttcgtgtttacggattatttttttagagccagggaaaaaatgatcggatagggaatgcaccggcttcgtgtggacatagccttaaatttcactcataatggtcttaaaaaggtcttaaacaGTCTTAAATTTGACTTGGTGAAACCTGCAGGAACCCTAATATGATTcaacttgactttggcatcctaaaatgactatAAATCGAGCAAATGTacttggtttagctaaattagatgcaggttgaatttcaaatgcagtctgaccacccaaattaagacaacatttatacatttattagctggtatataccaggtatcatatcatatatttaggtgcataaaaaacatgctagtaaggcataaatagattaactttgaatgaatatattaaagtGGAGCAGGGGTAAgattaactgaaaagataaacacaaaaccccTCGCCAAccacttttaaatatttattaacaacagcagtaaatactgtcaagaaatgtatacatgaattttactgacaacttgtttatgcagattgtattttataagcttgatcatggtttctgttaaaagtgatttacaATTTTTAATCTCATCTGGCGGGTTTCCGCTGATTTCGGACAAAACTTGGatgtgtgcattcaggtatgcgctgaatttctctccgTTCCTGCCCTGAGAGTGTACGCAATTTATatctcttcaatcacttccatgcaattgttttataattcccgaagtgtgtatgcgctcaccgctcagactgcgtcctcttgtgcatttgcaaatccatcagctctctcgcgcgctctctggAAGGTGGCATTTTGGTCTCTGTGCGTTGCGTTGGGTGCAGcgtgctcatgggagttgtagtttcacAGTGTCGCATTGcgcattgtttatcatttcgcataacgtttaagaaaactacaTTAAAAGATATATTCAACgtgccaaagtggctagtgggattggctgtcttacccgccacagccgaaatctacccgcatttggcgggtgttaatgtcaagccctggctgCCAAATATACCAGAATGAAATGTATTATACTCTTAAGTAAAAGACTTAACCTGTTTCCTAACTTGGCACAAATTCAAACAGCATCAATTGATGTTTAATTAGTTACCAAGctgcttctctctctctctctctctatctatctttctctatttctctctctaTCACACTCGCTCTCTCATTCTATcattttctatctatctatcactCCCTCTGTATCTCGCCTATCTCTATCTATATCACACTCGctcgctgtctgtctgtctatctcccTCTCTGTCTGTCACTCTCTATCTATCACTCCCTCTGTATCTCTCTATCACACTCgctctctgtctatctatctatcattcTGTCTATCACTCTTTATCTATCACTCCCTCTGTATCTCTCTATCACACTCGCTCTCTCATTCTATcactctctatctatctatcactCCCTCTGTATCTCTCCTATCTCTATCTATATCACACTCActcgctgtctgtctgtctgtctatctcccTCTCTGTCTGTCACTCTCTATCTATCACTCCCTCTGTATCTCTATCACACTcgctctctgtctgtctgtctgtctgtctatctatctatcattcTGTCTATCACTCTTTATCTATCACTCCCTCTGTATCTctctatctctttctctctctatcacacttgctctctgtctgtctgtctgtctgtctgtctgtttttgtctgtctatctgtcattCTCTCTGTCTATCATTATTTCTGTCTATCACTCTctctgtatctctctctctctctttctttctctatcACACTCGCTCTTTATTTATCTGTCTATTACTCCCTCTGTATCTCTCGATATCACTCTATCTCTTTCTATTACactcatctatctgtctgtctgtctttgtctatgtgtctgtttttgtctgtctgtctatct
This window of the Misgurnus anguillicaudatus chromosome 19, ASM2758022v2, whole genome shotgun sequence genome carries:
- the wipi2 gene encoding WD repeat domain phosphoinositide-interacting protein 2 isoform X2 translates to MNLASQSGEAGCSQLLFANFNQDNTSLAVGTKSGYKFFSLSSVDKLEQIYECTDTEDVCIVERLFSSSLVAIVSLKAPRKLKVCHFKKGTEICNYSYSNTILAVKLNRQRLIVCLEESLYIHNIRDMKVLHTIRETPPNPSGLCALSISNDNCYLAYPGSATIGEVQVFDTVNLRAANMIPAHDSPLAALAFDASGTKLATASEKGTVIRVFSIPEGQKLFEFRRGVKRCVSICSLAFSMEGLYLSASSNTETVHIFKLEMQREKPQEEPTTWTGYFGKVLMASTTYLPAHVTEMFSQGRAFATVRLPFSNHKNICALAVIQKIPRLLVAASDGYLYLYNLDPQEGGECTLMKQHKLDGSAEPANEILEQTSHDRPLVAQTYSAAVAKGYTEDQGAVGGAGVEDDMNNLHLDEENEQPPLILETD
- the wipi2 gene encoding WD repeat domain phosphoinositide-interacting protein 2 isoform X1 codes for the protein MNLASQSGEAGCSQLLFANFNQDNTSLAVGTKSGYKFFSLSSVDKLEQIYECTDTEDVCIVERLFSSSLVAIVSLKAPRKLKVCHFKKGTEICNYSYSNTILAVKLNRQRLIVCLEESLYIHNIRDMKVLHTIRETPPNPSGLCALSISNDNCYLAYPGSATIGEVQVFDTVNLRAANMIPAHDSPLAALAFDASGTKLATASEKGTVIRVFSIPEGQKLFEFRRGVKRCVSICSLAFSMEGLYLSASSNTETVHIFKLEMQREKSVPQEEPTTWTGYFGKVLMASTTYLPAHVTEMFSQGRAFATVRLPFSNHKNICALAVIQKIPRLLVAASDGYLYLYNLDPQEGGECTLMKQHKLDGSAEPANEILEQTSHDRPLVAQTYSAAVAKGYTEDQGAVGGAGVEDDMNNLHLDEENEQPPLILETD